Proteins from a genomic interval of Desulfurobacterium sp. TC5-1:
- a CDS encoding HD domain-containing protein — translation MEKLHRVEEKIKEILSCIRNGYVVGGAVRDSLLGEKELKDIDIVVSSPLNKTVDCIQKSTGQKGFLYTKEKPVFTLYLDNTRIDITEIQKTLEEDLLSRDFTINAIAYSLKDKKIIDPSGGLKDISSKILKPVSFSSLQKDPVRILRGIRIKNRFRFSYSEGFIKGTYKYGKLLEREPVERVREELIKITKIKEAYKAFIDMRKLNVLYILFPELAEEEKIPPSGLHQYSLITHTMKTVEYICTILNKPETLNPKIVKEIENARFSGSLSGRELLILTALLHDIGKPITVKKKNCYLTFYNHDKVGGELAEKRLLYLGFGKKTASAVKKIIKLHLRPFFLFQLFKERKLTQKATYRFIKEAGNLLPLIAVHSIADFKATSEKMEKISEEFIWFLNEKVINFYLKVKNLKPLLSGKEIMEIKGLNEGKAVGKIKEKLLEFQALGLIKTKDEAEKIIKGFSP, via the coding sequence ATGGAAAAACTCCATAGAGTTGAAGAGAAGATTAAAGAAATCTTATCCTGTATCAGGAACGGATACGTTGTCGGCGGTGCAGTAAGAGATTCCCTTTTAGGTGAAAAGGAACTAAAAGACATAGATATCGTTGTTTCATCTCCACTTAATAAAACCGTTGACTGCATACAAAAATCAACCGGACAAAAAGGCTTCCTTTATACTAAGGAAAAACCTGTATTTACTCTTTATCTTGACAACACCAGAATTGACATAACGGAAATTCAGAAAACCCTTGAAGAAGATCTCCTATCAAGAGACTTTACAATTAATGCCATCGCTTACAGTCTGAAAGATAAAAAAATCATTGACCCCTCAGGCGGATTAAAAGACATATCATCAAAAATACTTAAACCCGTATCCTTTTCTTCTCTCCAGAAAGATCCTGTCAGAATCCTGAGAGGGATAAGGATCAAAAACAGATTCAGATTCTCATACTCCGAAGGGTTTATAAAAGGTACGTACAAATACGGCAAATTATTGGAAAGAGAACCTGTTGAAAGAGTGAGAGAAGAACTTATAAAAATCACTAAAATAAAAGAAGCATACAAAGCCTTTATAGACATGAGAAAACTTAATGTTCTTTATATCCTCTTTCCAGAACTGGCAGAAGAAGAGAAAATCCCACCATCAGGCTTACATCAGTACTCTTTGATAACCCATACAATGAAAACAGTTGAATACATCTGCACCATTTTAAACAAGCCAGAAACGCTAAACCCAAAAATTGTTAAAGAAATAGAAAACGCTCGTTTTTCAGGCAGCTTATCCGGAAGAGAACTGCTAATTTTAACCGCCCTTTTACATGACATAGGCAAACCCATCACAGTAAAGAAAAAAAACTGCTATTTAACATTTTACAACCACGACAAAGTAGGTGGAGAATTGGCCGAAAAGAGACTTTTATACCTTGGATTTGGGAAAAAAACCGCTTCCGCAGTGAAAAAAATTATAAAATTACATCTAAGACCTTTTTTTCTGTTTCAACTTTTTAAAGAAAGAAAACTTACCCAAAAAGCAACGTACAGATTCATTAAAGAAGCAGGTAATCTACTACCTCTAATTGCCGTTCACAGCATCGCCGATTTCAAAGCTACTTCTGAAAAAATGGAAAAAATCTCAGAAGAATTCATCTGGTTTTTAAATGAAAAAGTAATAAATTTCTACTTAAAGGTAAAAAACCTGAAACCGCTCCTTTCAGGAAAAGAGATTATGGAAATAAAAGGCTTGAACGAAGGAAAAGCTGTAGGTAAAATAAAGGAAAAACTGCTTGAATTCCAGGCTTTAGGACTTATTAAGACAAAAGATGAAGCAGAAAAAATTATAAAAGGTTTCTCACCGTGA
- a CDS encoding glycosyltransferase has product MDFKKIAVAAGTLLFFASILAINFLITEHLFYQFTSVVMKIGSIILISFLTLIVMRYLGFLWLSFLNGYSTAKTALEGKDFYPGISIIVPAYNEEVTIRQSLLSLIKLDYPKYEVIVIDDGSKDKTYHIASSMAKNYGNVTVRVFKKKNGGKARALNYGIERATYNIVMCVDADSKLERDVLKKMVRHFKDPHVAAVAGAVKVSNADKILTKLQQLEYIEGLNMSRSGQGFMRAVNIIPGPIGMFKKDALKKVGYYDSDTFAEDCDLTLKLITAGFKIDYEPDAMAWTEAPEEVIPLIKQRYRWTRGILQSIRKHSHLLWNFKENPIASFTLWYMQLEGIWWPFMDIFANIFLIFIAATYGLSWTIVNWWVLLTIIDGAAALFCLIFTGESLRYMLYVPAYRIFYITFLNIVKVFATIEEWFNLEMSWGKLERKGKI; this is encoded by the coding sequence ATGGATTTTAAAAAGATCGCTGTTGCTGCTGGCACGCTCCTGTTTTTTGCATCTATTCTTGCCATCAATTTTTTGATAACTGAACACCTTTTTTATCAATTCACAAGCGTCGTAATGAAAATAGGAAGTATTATTCTGATTTCTTTTCTAACGCTCATCGTTATGAGGTACCTCGGATTCCTGTGGCTTTCCTTCCTGAACGGATATTCTACGGCAAAAACGGCTCTGGAAGGAAAAGACTTTTATCCGGGCATCTCAATAATAGTCCCTGCGTACAACGAAGAAGTAACGATAAGACAGTCTCTATTATCCCTTATAAAGTTAGACTATCCAAAGTACGAAGTAATCGTCATTGACGACGGCTCGAAAGACAAAACCTACCATATAGCAAGCAGCATGGCAAAAAACTACGGCAATGTAACTGTAAGAGTCTTCAAAAAGAAAAACGGCGGAAAGGCAAGAGCTCTCAACTATGGAATAGAAAGAGCCACCTACAACATTGTAATGTGTGTTGATGCAGACTCAAAACTGGAAAGAGATGTTCTAAAGAAAATGGTAAGACATTTTAAAGATCCCCATGTTGCTGCCGTTGCCGGTGCTGTAAAAGTGTCAAACGCCGATAAAATACTTACCAAACTTCAACAGTTAGAGTACATAGAAGGGCTTAACATGTCAAGGAGTGGCCAGGGTTTTATGAGAGCCGTAAACATAATTCCCGGACCTATAGGAATGTTCAAAAAGGATGCCTTAAAAAAAGTAGGATATTACGACAGTGATACCTTTGCAGAAGACTGTGACTTAACGTTAAAGCTGATAACGGCAGGATTCAAGATAGACTACGAGCCAGACGCAATGGCGTGGACAGAAGCACCTGAAGAAGTTATACCTTTGATAAAACAGAGATACAGATGGACAAGGGGAATATTACAGTCAATCAGAAAGCATTCACACTTGTTGTGGAACTTTAAAGAAAATCCAATTGCATCCTTTACACTCTGGTATATGCAGCTGGAAGGCATCTGGTGGCCTTTCATGGACATATTCGCCAACATATTTCTGATATTTATAGCAGCCACTTACGGCCTCTCGTGGACCATTGTGAACTGGTGGGTTCTGCTTACAATCATAGACGGTGCCGCCGCACTTTTCTGTCTTATATTTACAGGAGAAAGCCTTAGATACATGTTGTACGTACCGGCATACAGAATTTTCTACATTACGTTTTTAAACATCGTAAAGGTTTTTGCAACGATAGAAGAATGGTTCAACCTTGAAATGAGCTGGGGAAAACTTGAAAGGAAGGGGAAGATATAA
- a CDS encoding polysaccharide deacetylase family protein: MNREKNTSSLKERIFSIFYLPSALLVVFMFSISSTVVVYNLLGVRGSIPIGHRQNRKVGILFLNESQNWYSKVSSKTKYKNRLSEVKEDLLKLNIKSDIIKIEDLKNYPIVFVIDSPSISKEHRKALKEYLKNGGHILITWFSGFYDENFNKVKPIIEEFSDAKFKNIFSPGEKIFVAPKILNPITFSLHGKRAEIVLYDPMPLFSSAQARSSLLPCSWSMLPHKTIGTTPLMFYGFYGNGSFVYTTFPYYSLKDIKGQDKYFMTLLKNIYNFLSEKSIAVPFPFIDIENPTVIETDAEYEIENLKHFENTLRKFRIKGTAFILSSLANRVSSNLLKSKNIEIGSHFTEHIPLTKLKIADIETGLKKSKEILEKLSGKKVTGFRPPEESIPEHLTELLKKTDYRYLLSSAEKTSIYPHMKNGIVVIPRNGNDDFYFTIKSNKLSAEEFLKEESFIHTLNSVYILSLHTEIGLKEQSLLSSFIEKSKNTTFTTCKKIAEKVRLFYGLNTKLTISSNGKAASLKIVNRNPETVKKMKVRIFWNKKGISVVKAVSEIVGQPSPEVKNYQTYTDITLKEIKPASSQIFYLTLASNGR, encoded by the coding sequence TTGAATCGGGAAAAAAATACATCTTCTTTAAAAGAAAGGATCTTTAGCATCTTTTACCTCCCATCCGCTCTACTTGTAGTATTCATGTTTTCCATAAGCAGCACCGTAGTTGTATATAATCTCCTTGGAGTAAGGGGAAGCATACCTATAGGCCATAGACAAAACCGTAAAGTAGGAATTCTATTTCTGAACGAAAGTCAAAACTGGTATTCAAAAGTATCATCAAAAACAAAGTACAAAAACAGACTCTCTGAAGTAAAAGAAGACCTACTGAAGCTAAACATCAAATCCGACATTATTAAGATAGAAGATCTAAAAAACTATCCCATCGTTTTTGTTATAGATTCCCCCTCCATAAGCAAGGAACATAGAAAGGCACTAAAGGAATACCTTAAAAATGGCGGACACATTTTAATAACATGGTTTTCCGGGTTCTATGACGAAAATTTCAACAAAGTTAAACCGATAATTGAGGAATTTAGCGATGCAAAATTTAAAAACATCTTTTCTCCGGGAGAAAAAATTTTTGTGGCTCCTAAAATCCTTAACCCTATAACCTTTTCTCTCCATGGAAAACGGGCCGAAATAGTTCTATACGATCCAATGCCCTTATTTTCAAGCGCTCAAGCCCGTTCAAGTCTACTTCCATGTTCATGGAGTATGCTACCGCACAAAACGATTGGAACAACCCCGCTGATGTTTTACGGATTTTACGGAAACGGCAGCTTTGTCTACACAACATTCCCGTACTATAGCCTGAAAGATATAAAAGGACAGGATAAATACTTTATGACTCTTCTAAAAAACATCTATAACTTTCTATCAGAAAAAAGTATAGCCGTCCCATTCCCGTTTATAGACATAGAAAATCCTACAGTAATAGAAACTGATGCCGAATATGAAATAGAAAATCTTAAACATTTCGAAAATACGCTGAGAAAATTCAGAATAAAAGGGACAGCTTTTATTCTGTCATCTTTAGCAAACAGAGTTTCATCCAATTTGCTAAAATCAAAAAATATTGAAATTGGCTCCCACTTCACGGAACACATACCATTAACAAAGCTAAAAATTGCAGATATAGAAACAGGATTAAAAAAATCAAAAGAAATTTTGGAAAAATTATCAGGAAAAAAGGTAACAGGTTTTCGACCACCGGAAGAAAGTATTCCGGAACATCTGACAGAACTCCTGAAAAAGACCGATTACAGATATCTCCTGTCCTCCGCAGAAAAGACGTCAATCTATCCACATATGAAAAATGGTATTGTAGTTATACCAAGAAATGGAAATGACGATTTTTACTTCACGATAAAATCTAACAAGCTATCAGCAGAGGAATTCCTGAAAGAAGAATCCTTTATCCATACCCTAAATAGCGTGTATATACTCTCCCTTCACACAGAAATTGGACTTAAAGAACAATCCCTTTTATCATCATTCATAGAGAAATCTAAAAATACAACCTTTACAACCTGCAAAAAGATAGCGGAAAAAGTTAGACTTTTTTACGGATTAAATACCAAACTGACTATATCATCTAACGGAAAAGCAGCTTCCCTTAAAATCGTAAACAGGAATCCAGAAACGGTAAAAAAAATGAAGGTTAGAATTTTCTGGAACAAAAAGGGTATATCCGTGGTAAAAGCAGTGTCAGAGATAGTCGGTCAGCCCTCTCCAGAGGTAAAGAACTACCAGACATACACGGACATTACACTTAAAGAAATTAAACCAGCCTCTTCACAAATCTTCTACTTAACGTTAGCTTCTAATGGAAGATAG
- a CDS encoding ABC transporter ATP-binding protein, whose amino-acid sequence MILVEVNNLKKVYETESDRVEALKGVNLKLNKGEFALIMGASGSGKSTLLHILGTLDRPTLGTVLYRGKDLFSLDERELALFRNRNLGFVFQFHYLIMEFTLIENVMAPLLIGGVDVDEAREKAVEMLKMVGLGHRLTHKPFEISGGEQQRTAIARALVNSPELVLADEPTGNLDSKTSESVLSLMAELNRETGTTFFIATHNHELEKFADRIYFIKDGVINI is encoded by the coding sequence ATGATTCTTGTGGAAGTTAACAATTTGAAGAAAGTTTACGAAACTGAAAGTGATAGAGTAGAGGCACTAAAGGGTGTCAACCTTAAGTTAAATAAGGGTGAATTTGCCCTGATAATGGGAGCTTCAGGTTCGGGGAAAAGTACGCTTCTTCATATACTTGGAACTCTCGATAGACCCACTTTAGGGACTGTACTTTATAGGGGTAAAGATCTATTTTCACTTGATGAGAGAGAGCTTGCACTTTTCAGGAATAGAAATTTGGGATTTGTATTTCAATTTCACTATTTGATAATGGAGTTTACCCTTATTGAGAATGTGATGGCTCCTCTTTTAATTGGTGGTGTAGATGTTGACGAGGCGAGGGAAAAGGCTGTTGAGATGTTGAAAATGGTCGGTTTGGGACATAGATTAACTCATAAACCGTTCGAGATATCTGGCGGTGAGCAACAGAGAACAGCAATTGCCCGTGCTCTTGTTAACTCTCCGGAACTTGTTCTTGCCGATGAACCTACTGGGAACCTTGATTCAAAAACTTCAGAATCTGTTCTTTCTCTTATGGCTGAACTTAACAGAGAAACTGGAACTACTTTTTTCATTGCCACCCATAATCATGAGCTGGAAAAATTTGCCGACAGAATATACTTTATAAAAGACGGTGTTATTAATATTTAA
- a CDS encoding tetratricopeptide repeat protein — protein MLKNILITIVLLLCTQAKAGTPNATGKLQNDTKLILLRANKSIMKMDITNATRLIILAEKRNPSLVKETGIKERLKLLKEFTDMCRKINIKPEINEATEKLWEKQSYKDALLLYKVHKELNLKLKQSNIIKLAMALAWSNHLKEAEDILEEYKNKKDRNYIELKLKICNWAGNYDCSKKYMNLLLKYYPDGQSYKLAFETLLNYGELEKAEQLLLVAKRKFPGNTWKELFKKIEEKREKLIKQLMNAYSKNPTWKNCLQLTYLLYTSGKKEEAIKLLKSYLQKHPNSEEALVTLAKYLSWSGKLDEAEELYDRLFKKTKKLSYLLMKIRLLEWNSEFDKARKLLKNIEKMPELTEQEKAEVHKLFGYLYLWQNAEDKALQYFKMAQRENPDDEEIKEEIMLLTGNFKPVLKKYLNLIKKEPKPYYYRRIGDIYLKIGKYKKALKYYLKYSELNPEDINVFRDIGEIYIKLGNYQKGFSYLEFYANKINTSKAKLILAKNYYWAGFPKAALQVLEEIIKTDPNNRKAINLKAKILSETPRFKMEQQSVETTGKNTEIEKWKELAERLENGGFIKEAAKAYEKYLTFYPEDPKAIYGLAKTLEILGNYEEAAAEWFLLSWYRNDIEVLFHYGRCLANSGKKEEAKKILKRIVALQPPETILAFLNQWKKAWEEKNFEKYVSFYAKSVKTPYWIWKKKNLFRENSYIKVNISNIELKSKADNKYKIQFWQQYSSPTHSDEGLKTLVLEEIAPKKFLIVKETWQKAQKKYDLDKIIGEAKRLLKTIENQKSKTRENATHKISEKNNPKIEQQKIELDEKLIDRFSLKLSLLDNLTLNIPEVPTGKIGQQEKQESEKIKGQFYGNSLFDSNSVSFFTAGYRLAKDNLSGRIEGYYLKNNGTFTGFEVSGKIINSTFWYGLTIDISNYYKNIYPFITYFNKENGLTVSLLQESIAKERLSTTAAEKNRIGTFVKGTLYRKASNKELWGEIKTGYINDGNISTIFQFLLADSKNSISPVLKGWYMADSKETEEYYSPHFFDSTLIGLKKTILYGGLKIEPEVDVGYSFKEKLMLGEITLKARQKRWNAKLTFSNLRVTTLSESRYWYLTCEVMVNGF, from the coding sequence ATGCTTAAAAACATCCTTATAACAATAGTTCTGCTTCTCTGTACACAGGCAAAAGCTGGAACTCCAAACGCAACAGGTAAGCTTCAAAATGACACCAAACTTATCTTGCTCAGAGCAAATAAAAGCATAATGAAAATGGATATAACAAACGCGACACGCCTCATAATATTAGCAGAAAAACGGAATCCTTCCCTTGTTAAAGAAACAGGAATAAAAGAACGGTTAAAACTTCTTAAAGAATTCACTGATATGTGTAGGAAAATAAATATCAAACCAGAAATAAACGAGGCCACTGAAAAACTCTGGGAAAAACAGTCGTACAAAGATGCACTATTGCTCTATAAAGTTCACAAAGAACTTAATTTAAAATTAAAACAGAGCAACATCATAAAACTTGCCATGGCCCTTGCATGGAGTAATCATCTAAAAGAAGCCGAAGACATCTTAGAGGAATACAAAAACAAAAAAGATAGAAACTATATAGAACTAAAACTGAAAATATGTAATTGGGCGGGAAATTACGATTGCTCAAAGAAATATATGAATCTCTTACTAAAGTATTACCCCGATGGACAGAGCTATAAACTTGCATTTGAAACACTCCTTAATTACGGTGAACTTGAAAAAGCAGAACAACTTCTTCTTGTTGCGAAAAGAAAATTTCCAGGAAACACATGGAAAGAACTTTTTAAAAAGATAGAAGAAAAAAGAGAAAAACTCATTAAACAACTTATGAATGCGTACTCCAAAAATCCAACATGGAAAAACTGCCTACAACTTACCTACCTTCTCTACACGTCCGGCAAAAAAGAAGAAGCAATAAAACTACTTAAAAGTTATCTCCAAAAGCATCCCAACAGTGAAGAGGCACTTGTAACACTTGCCAAATATCTCTCATGGTCAGGAAAACTTGACGAAGCAGAAGAATTGTACGACCGCCTATTCAAAAAAACCAAAAAACTATCCTACCTATTAATGAAAATTCGGCTTCTTGAATGGAATTCTGAATTTGATAAGGCAAGAAAGCTCCTTAAAAATATAGAGAAAATGCCAGAATTAACAGAACAGGAAAAAGCAGAAGTACACAAACTCTTTGGATATCTGTACCTATGGCAAAACGCAGAAGACAAAGCCCTCCAATACTTCAAAATGGCACAAAGGGAAAATCCTGATGATGAAGAGATAAAAGAAGAAATAATGCTACTTACAGGAAATTTCAAACCTGTTCTTAAAAAATACCTGAATCTAATAAAGAAAGAACCTAAACCGTACTACTACAGGCGGATAGGCGATATATACCTTAAAATAGGAAAGTACAAAAAGGCACTTAAATACTACTTAAAATATTCAGAATTAAACCCTGAAGACATCAATGTTTTTAGAGATATAGGCGAAATCTATATAAAACTTGGGAATTACCAGAAAGGCTTTTCATACCTCGAATTCTATGCGAATAAGATTAACACGAGTAAGGCAAAACTTATTCTCGCTAAAAACTACTACTGGGCAGGATTCCCAAAAGCTGCACTCCAGGTATTAGAAGAGATCATTAAAACGGATCCCAACAATAGAAAAGCGATTAACCTGAAAGCAAAAATATTATCAGAAACACCAAGATTTAAAATGGAACAACAATCAGTAGAAACCACTGGCAAAAACACAGAGATAGAAAAATGGAAAGAGTTAGCAGAAAGACTCGAAAACGGTGGCTTTATTAAGGAAGCGGCAAAAGCCTACGAGAAATATTTAACCTTCTATCCGGAAGACCCAAAAGCCATATACGGTCTCGCGAAAACTTTAGAAATTCTCGGAAACTACGAAGAAGCTGCTGCAGAGTGGTTTCTCCTTAGCTGGTACAGAAATGACATAGAGGTACTTTTCCATTACGGCCGCTGTCTGGCAAATAGTGGGAAAAAGGAAGAAGCGAAAAAAATACTTAAAAGAATTGTAGCTCTACAACCACCTGAAACTATACTCGCATTTCTTAATCAATGGAAGAAAGCCTGGGAAGAGAAGAACTTTGAAAAATATGTCTCTTTCTACGCAAAGAGTGTAAAAACACCGTACTGGATATGGAAGAAGAAAAACCTCTTCAGAGAAAATAGCTACATAAAAGTTAATATCAGTAACATTGAACTTAAATCAAAGGCAGATAATAAATATAAAATTCAATTCTGGCAGCAGTATTCATCTCCAACCCATTCAGACGAAGGACTAAAGACACTTGTATTAGAAGAAATTGCACCGAAAAAGTTCCTTATCGTAAAAGAGACATGGCAGAAAGCCCAGAAAAAATACGATCTGGACAAAATTATAGGAGAAGCAAAGAGGTTGTTAAAGACAATAGAGAATCAGAAGTCCAAGACCAGAGAAAATGCAACTCACAAAATCTCAGAAAAAAATAATCCTAAAATAGAACAACAAAAAATTGAGTTAGATGAAAAGTTGATAGATAGATTTAGCTTAAAACTATCATTATTAGACAACCTTACTCTAAATATACCCGAAGTTCCCACTGGAAAGATTGGCCAACAGGAAAAGCAGGAATCAGAAAAGATAAAAGGCCAGTTCTACGGAAACAGTTTGTTTGACTCAAACAGTGTAAGTTTTTTCACGGCAGGATACAGATTGGCGAAAGATAACCTCTCAGGCAGAATAGAAGGATACTATCTAAAAAACAACGGCACATTTACCGGATTTGAAGTCTCAGGTAAAATAATCAACTCCACATTTTGGTACGGATTAACAATTGATATCTCAAACTACTATAAAAACATCTATCCATTCATAACCTATTTCAATAAAGAAAATGGTCTAACCGTTTCCCTGCTTCAAGAATCGATAGCAAAAGAGAGACTATCAACGACAGCAGCAGAAAAAAACAGAATTGGAACCTTTGTAAAAGGAACCCTGTATAGAAAGGCAAGTAATAAAGAACTGTGGGGTGAAATCAAGACAGGATACATAAACGACGGTAACATCTCCACAATTTTTCAATTCCTGTTAGCCGACAGTAAGAATAGCATCTCACCAGTTCTCAAAGGCTGGTATATGGCAGATTCAAAGGAAACAGAGGAATACTACTCACCACACTTTTTTGACAGTACCCTGATAGGACTAAAAAAGACTATTTTATACGGAGGATTGAAAATAGAACCGGAAGTTGATGTCGGGTATTCATTTAAAGAAAAACTTATGCTTGGCGAGATAACCTTAAAAGCCAGACAGAAACGGTGGAATGCTAAACTAACATTCAGCAACTTAAGAGTTACTACCCTATCCGAAAGCAGATACTGGTATTTAACCTGCGAGGTGATGGTTAATGGATTTTAA
- a CDS encoding ATP-dependent Clp protease ATP-binding subunit, with amino-acid sequence MFEKFTKKARQIVIKAKEEAVVLRTPYLGTEHLLLVLLKEDEIVNQIISKYNISKIRIQEMVIHQIQPSPEEVDVNTIAFTTEARRALEQAVEEAKILGHAYVGPEHIFIGLAKERLGLAGRILRSYGLDHYTLRREVTAILKGILGRAKTSRKSSTPNLDKYGRDLTKLAEEGTLDPVIGRDKEIERVIHILARRRKNNPVLIGEPGVGKTAIVEGLAIRIAEGGVPEKLKDKRIVSLDMASLIAGTKYRGQFEERLKAVVKELENNKDVILFIDELHTLVGAGAAEGSMDASNILKPSLSRGEIQVIGATTLDEYRKYIEKDGALERRFQPVLVEEPSMEETVEILKGLKPKFEEFHNVKITDEAIERAVKLAVRYINDRKLPDKAIDIIDEAGAKAQLRVGTKPAEIKKIEERLQAIKALKEEALAMAEYEKAHEYKQEEMKLTAELEELNKKWLVSRKSEKPVVDVLEIEEIVALWTGIPVNQIHEAEREKLLRLESELHKRVVGQEEAVSAVARAIKRSRLGIRTNLNRPIGAFLFLGPTGVGKTELAKTLAEVLFGDEKAMVRIDMSEYMEKHTVSRLIGAPPGYVGYEEGGQLTEIVRRKPYSVILLDEIEKAHPDVLNILLQIMEDGRLTDGLGRTVSFTNTILIMTSNLGAKHLVSAQKGLGFDTGTEEDMERKAFERMKSFVMDEVKRYFKPEFINRLDEIVVFHPLTREDVKEIVRKQVDRLNEELKERNLKVHVTNKFVNYIVDREFRKEYGARTIRRAIQSLIEDRLTDEILSGRFLEGGEVVFDVTPKGKISVREKKKKRATAQIR; translated from the coding sequence ATGTTTGAGAAGTTTACAAAAAAAGCAAGACAAATTGTAATAAAAGCGAAGGAAGAGGCAGTCGTTTTAAGAACACCTTATCTTGGAACGGAACATTTACTCCTTGTTTTACTGAAGGAGGACGAAATTGTTAATCAGATAATCAGCAAGTATAACATTTCAAAGATTCGTATCCAGGAAATGGTAATTCATCAAATTCAACCTTCCCCGGAAGAGGTGGATGTTAATACCATTGCTTTTACTACAGAGGCAAGACGTGCTCTTGAACAGGCAGTTGAAGAGGCGAAAATACTTGGCCATGCTTATGTCGGACCGGAGCACATATTTATAGGTCTTGCAAAAGAAAGGCTTGGTCTTGCAGGTAGAATTTTAAGAAGTTACGGCCTTGATCATTATACGCTCCGTAGGGAGGTAACGGCCATACTTAAAGGTATTCTTGGCAGAGCAAAGACATCAAGAAAATCCAGCACACCTAATCTCGACAAGTACGGAAGAGATTTAACAAAACTTGCCGAGGAAGGAACTCTTGATCCTGTTATTGGTCGTGACAAGGAGATAGAGAGAGTAATTCACATTCTTGCGAGAAGACGTAAAAACAATCCTGTTTTGATAGGTGAACCAGGTGTTGGAAAAACGGCAATAGTTGAAGGATTGGCTATAAGAATAGCTGAAGGAGGTGTTCCGGAAAAGCTGAAGGATAAAAGAATCGTTTCTCTTGACATGGCTTCTCTTATTGCTGGAACCAAATACAGGGGACAGTTTGAAGAGCGCTTAAAGGCAGTTGTTAAGGAACTTGAAAACAATAAGGATGTAATTCTTTTCATCGATGAACTTCATACACTGGTTGGTGCTGGTGCTGCTGAAGGTTCTATGGATGCTTCAAACATTCTAAAGCCTTCCCTTTCAAGGGGCGAAATACAGGTTATAGGTGCTACTACTCTTGATGAATATAGAAAATACATAGAGAAAGACGGTGCACTGGAAAGAAGATTTCAGCCTGTTTTAGTTGAAGAGCCTTCAATGGAAGAGACGGTTGAGATTTTAAAAGGTTTGAAGCCGAAATTTGAAGAATTCCACAACGTGAAGATAACCGATGAGGCGATAGAAAGGGCTGTTAAGTTAGCAGTTCGTTACATAAATGATAGGAAACTTCCCGATAAGGCTATAGATATTATTGACGAAGCCGGTGCAAAAGCTCAGTTGAGAGTGGGAACAAAGCCTGCAGAAATAAAGAAAATAGAAGAGAGGTTGCAGGCGATAAAAGCCCTCAAAGAGGAAGCTCTTGCAATGGCTGAGTATGAGAAGGCTCACGAATACAAGCAGGAGGAGATGAAGTTAACTGCCGAGCTTGAAGAGTTAAATAAGAAATGGCTCGTTTCCCGTAAGAGTGAGAAGCCTGTAGTAGATGTTCTTGAAATAGAAGAGATTGTAGCACTCTGGACAGGTATCCCGGTTAATCAGATACATGAAGCTGAAAGGGAAAAACTACTAAGGCTTGAATCTGAGCTTCATAAAAGGGTGGTTGGTCAGGAAGAAGCTGTCAGTGCAGTTGCGCGAGCCATAAAACGTTCAAGACTCGGCATCAGGACTAACCTTAACAGGCCTATAGGTGCTTTCCTCTTCCTTGGACCGACAGGTGTTGGTAAGACAGAACTTGCTAAAACACTTGCAGAAGTTTTATTTGGTGATGAGAAAGCGATGGTTAGAATTGATATGTCTGAATATATGGAGAAGCACACTGTTTCAAGACTTATAGGTGCGCCTCCGGGATATGTTGGTTATGAAGAGGGTGGTCAGCTTACAGAGATTGTAAGGAGGAAGCCGTACAGCGTTATTCTCCTTGACGAGATAGAAAAAGCCCATCCAGACGTTCTTAACATACTGCTCCAGATAATGGAAGACGGTCGATTGACGGACGGTCTTGGTAGAACAGTTTCTTTCACAAATACGATACTTATAATGACTTCAAACCTTGGTGCAAAGCACCTTGTTTCCGCTCAAAAAGGTCTTGGCTTTGATACAGGCACAGAAGAAGATATGGAAAGAAAGGCTTTTGAGAGAATGAAATCTTTTGTTATGGATGAAGTGAAGAGATACTTTAAACCTGAGTTTATAAACAGGCTTGATGAGATAGTTGTTTTCCATCCTCTTACAAGGGAAGATGTTAAAGAGATTGTCAGGAAGCAGGTTGATAGGCTCAATGAAGAGTTGAAAGAGAGGAATCTAAAAGTTCATGTTACCAATAAGTTTGTAAATTACATCGTTGATAGGGAGTTCCGTAAAGAGTATGGGGCAAGAACCATAAGAAGAGCTATTCAATCTTTAATAGAGGACAGGTTAACAGACGAAATTCTTTCTGGAAGGTTCCTTGAAGGTGGTGAAGTGGTATTTGATGTAACACCTAAAGGAAAGATAAGTGTGAGAGAGAAGAAGAAGAAGAGAGCAACAGCACAGATAAGGTGA